In the genome of Campylobacter helveticus, the window AGCCGGGGTTAGACCACGCAGGTATCGCTACGCAAAATGTCGTAGAAAAGCAACTTTTAGCACAAGGCATTACAAAAGAAGAGCTTGGGCGCGAAAAATTTATCGAAAAAGTGTGGGAGTGGAAAGAACAAAGCGGAGGCAAAATTTTAGAACAAATGCGGACTTTAGGCATAACTCCTGCTTGGAGTCGTTTGCGTTTTACTATGGACGAGGGCTTAGCAAATGCCGTAAAAAAAGCTTTTGTGAAACTTTACAACGAAAAGCTCATCGTGCGGGGAAATTATATGGTAAATTGGTGTACCCACGATGGTGCTTTAAGTGATATAGAGGTTGAATATAAAGAAAATAAAGGCAAACTTTATCATATAAAATATTTTTTAAAAGATAGCGAGGATTTTTTAGTCGTCGCTACTACGCGTCCTGAGACTTTTTTTGGTGATACTGCCGTAATGGTGCATCCTGATGATGAACGATATATTAAATTCATAGGCAAAGAAGTGCTTTTGCCACTTTCTAATAAAGCAGTGAAAATTATAGCCGATGCTCATGTGGATAAAGAATTTGGCACAGGCGTAGTTAAGGTAACCCCAGCTCACGATATGAACGACTACGAAGTAGGCTTAAGACATAATTTAGAATTTATAAGTGTTTTTGATGAAAAAGGAATTTTAAATGAGCATTGCTTAGAATTTCAGGGCTTAGAAAGACTTGAGGCTAGAGAAAAAATAGTCCAAAAACTCGAAAATTTAGGTTTTATCGAAAAGATAGAAGAGCATCATAATCAAGTGGGTTATTGCTATCGTTGTAATAATATTGTAGAGCCTTATATCTCTAAACAATGGTTTGTCAAAAAAGAAATTGCTCAAAAAAGCATAGAAAAAGTCGCTTTAAATAAGACGCAATTTTACCCTAGCCACTGGGTCAATAGCTTTAATGCGTGGATGAGAGATTTACGCGATTGGTGTATTTCAAGACAGCTTTGGTGGGGACATCAAATTCCTGTTTATTATTGTGAGTGTGGTAATGAGTGGGCAAGTGAAAACACACCTCAAGTTTGCCCAAAATGTAATGGTGTGAATTTTCATCAAGATAAAGATGTGTTAGATACTTGGTTTAGTTCGGGTCTTTGGGCTATGAGCACACTTGGCTGGGGAAATGAAAACTGGAGCGAAGGAACGCTTTACCAAAAAGAAGATTTGAAAAATTTTTATCCAAATTCTTTGCTGATTACGGGTTTTGATATTTTATTTTTCTGGGTCGCTAGAATGATGTTTTTAAGCACTGATGCCTTAGAAAATTTACCTTTTAAACACATTTATCTTCACGCCTTAGTCAAAGATGAGCAAGGGCGTAAAATGAGCAAAAGTCTTGGAAATGTCATCGACCCAAATGAGAGCATTAAAGAATATAGTGCCGACATTTTGCGTTTCACCCTTGCTTTGCTTGCGGTGCAGGGCAGAGATATCAAACTGAGTAATGATAAGCTTTTGCAAGTGAGAAATTTCACAAATAAAATTTATAACGCGACAAATTATCTTCTTTTAAATGAAAGAAAATTTGAGGATTTGGAAAATATCACGCTTCAAAATGAGCTTGCCAAATTCATTCACGCAAAATTTCAAGAATGCCTAAAACAAGTGAGGGAAAATTTAGAAAATTATCGTTTTAATGATGCGGCAAATTATCTTTATCGGTTTTTTTGGGATGATTTTTGTGATTGGGGGATTGAGCTTAGTAAAGCACAAAAGAATAGTGTAAAAGAGCTAGGAAGTATTTTTAAAGAAGCGTTAAAAGCCTTGCACCCTTTTATGCCTTTCATTAGTGAGTATGCTTATCATCGATTAAGCGGCACTGAAATCGAAACTACGCCTTCTATAATGATAAGTGCTTATCCAAATTTAGGTCCTAAAGATGAAAATATAGAACGCACTTTTTCTTTGCTCATAGAAAGCATTATTAGCATACGCCGTGCCAAAAGTTTGATAGAGCTTGGTAATGCTAAGATAGAAAAGGCTTACATCAAGCTTAATAATACTACAATGCAAGATGAAATAGAAAAGCATAAGAATTTTATCACTCTACTTGCAAAATGTGAGAATATAGAATTTATCACTCAAAAATTAGATAATGCAATTTGTGATGTGAGTGAAAATTTAGAAATTAATATTAAGCTTGATAATATAGACCTAAGTGCGATTATTTCAAGACTTGAAAATCAAAAATTAAAACTAGAGAAAGAATTTAGCAAAATTAATGCGATGTTAAGTAATGAGAAATTTCTATCCAAAGCACCAAAAGACATTATCCTACAAAATCAAAATGCCTTAAATAATCTTAAAGAGCAATTTGAAAAGGTGCAGATGGAACTTAAAAATTTAAGGGGTTAATTTGATAAAAATACAAAATTTGCAAAAATATTATGGTAAAGAGCTGGTTATCAACGATGTTTCTTTGGAGATTAAAAAAGGTGAAATTTGTGCCATAGTGGGACATAGTGGAGCTGGTAAATCTACACTCTTAAGGTGCATTAATGGGCTTGAGACCTACCAAAAAGGTAGTCTTAAGGTTTTTGATTTAGAGATTAAAGACCTCCTTGAAAATGAGCCTGAAAAGCTTAAAAATTTAAGAAAAGATGTGGGAATGATTTTTCAAAATTTCGCCCTAATGAACCGCAAAAATGTTTTTGAAAATATTGCTATGCCATTAAGAACGCACTATACCCAGTGTAAAATGATGGCGAGTTTGTTTAGAAAAGATTACATGAGTGAAAATGATATTAAAAAGAGAGTTAATGAGCTTTTGAACATTGTGGGTTTAAGTCATAAAAAAAATTCTTATCCTAAAGAATTAAGTGGAGGACAAAAGCAAAGAGTTGCTATTGCAAGAGCCTTAGCGCTTAATCCTAAAATTTTATTAAGCGATGAAGCCACATCAGCACTTGACCCTAACACGACTAAAAATATTTTAGAGCTTATCCTTAAAATCAATAAAGAATTTGGCATTAGCGTTGTTTTAGTAACACACGAAATGGAAGTTGTCAAGGATATAGCGCAAAAAGCTATTTTGCTCGAACACGGACAAATTATTGGTAGCGGAAAAATTGATGAGTTATTTTTAAAGCCTAATGCTAAGATGAGAGAATTTTTGGGAGAAAGCGATTTTTTACCAGAAAATGGACTAAATATCAAGCTTTATTTTCCTAAGGAAGTCGCTCAAAATAGCGTTATAACGCATATGGCAAGGACATTAAATATCGATTTTAACATCGTGTGGGGTAAAATTGAAAAACTCAACGGCGTGGCTTTAGGAAATTTGGTTATTAATATTGATGAAAAAGATAGGGAAGAAGTTTTAGCTTATATAGAAAAAAGTGGTGTTTTATGGGAGGTGTTTAATGGGTGAATTTTTGACTAGATTGACTGGGTTTTTTACTGAAAGTTCTTGGCAGGGTATGAAGGAAACGCTTGTGGCTTCTGTTACAAATTTTTCTCAAAATTATGATTTGATTTTGAAACAAGCCTTAAATGAAACCATCTATATGAGTTTAATGAGCGTTTTTGTGGGCTTTTTGTTGGCTATTATTCCAGGGATTTTACTTGCGATTTGGGGTCGTGATGGCATTAGAGAGAATTCCTTTGCTTACGCTATTTTGGATTTTATTACAAATATTTTAAGGGCTTTCCCCTTTCTTATTCTTATCATCGTGCTTTTGCCGCTTTCTAAAATCGTTGTTGGCACAAGCATAGGAACAGATGCTGTTATCACCCCTCTTTCCATAGGTATAGCACCTTACTTGGCTAAAATGATTGAAAGTGCTTTTAAAGAAGTTGATAAAGGTGTCATAGAGGCAGCAAAATCCTATGGTTCTAGTGATATACAAATCATTTTTAAGGTCATTTTCGTAGAAGCCCTGCCAAATATCATTGGTGGCTTAACCCTAACTTTAATTTTTACCATAGGTTTTTCGGCTCTTGCTGGGACAATTGGCGGTGGAGGACTTGGCGATGTAGCGATTCGCTATGGTTATGAGCGTTTTGATAGCGTGATGATGATACAAACTGTTGTTATTTTGCTAATTTTAGTGCAAATGGTGCAAATTTTAGGTAATTTCTTTTATGCTTGGACTAAGGATTGCAAAGAAATTTACATTATCGTGGGGCTTATTTTGATTGATTTGGCTAAGATAATATTTGATTTCTATCATCAAGAGAATGTAGTACTCGAAGTCTCATTGGGAATTATTTTAAGCTTAATTTTAGTTTTTAAAATAAAAAAGCAGAGAAATTTAAATAATTAATATTATATTAATAATTTTTAAGTTAGAATCAAACCTAATTAATTTTTTGAAAGGATAAGCTATGATGTCTCAGATGTTTTAGCCTGACTATCTTAAAAACTCTTTCTGGTAGTCAGGGCGTAAGATAAGCAAGCACAATGACTTAAAGAAAGGAAAAAAATGAAAATCAAAACGCTACTTTTAGCAAGCCTTTTAGGCTTTACTCTTAATTTAAATGCCGCAGAAAAAATTGTTGTCGCAGCGACTCCTGTTCCACACGCTGAAATTCTAAACCAAGCGAAAGGGGAATTAGAAAAAGAGGGCTATACTCTTGTTGTAAAAGAGTTTACCGACTATGTTTTGCCAAATCTTGCTACAGACAATGGTGAAGTTGATGCAAATTTCTTCCAGCATACACCTTATTTGGAAGAATTTAACAAAAATAAAGGAACTAAACTTGTTAAAGTTGCCAACATTCACATTGAACCTATGGCTGTTTATTCTAAAAAATATAAAAGTTTCGACGAATTAAAAGATGGTGCTAAAATAGCCGTTCCAAACGACCCAACGAATGAAAGCAGAGCTTTGGATATTATCGCTAAAACGGGACTTGTAAGTTTTAATGATAAAGCTTTAAAAACACCGGTTGACATTAAAAACAACCCTAAAAATTTCAAATTTGTAGAACTTAAAGCCGCACAACTTCCTCGTGCTTTAAGTGATGTGGATGTCGCTGTTATCAATTCCAATTATGCGCTTGGAGCTAGTTTAAATCCCGTTAAAGATTCCATTTTTATCGAGGATAAAGATAGTCCTTATGTCAATATCTTAGTCGTTAAAGAAGGAAAAGACCAAGAGCCTAAAATTAAAGCTCTTGTAAAAGCACTTCAAAGCGAAAAGATAAAGAAATTTATCACAGAAAAATATAATGGTGCTGTCGTTCCAGCTTTTTAATCCCTATTGAAAAATAGGGACTTCTCATAAGGAGACACCTATGAATTTCTCAAAAATTATTTTCACACTTTTTTTATTTTCCTCTTTTTTGTTTGCTAATGAAAAGATTATCACCATAGGACTTACGCCTAATCCTTCTGGAATTTTAGTGGAGCATATGAGAGAAGATTTTAAAAAAGAGGGATATGAACTTAAAATTGTCGAATTTTCTGATTATATCCTACCAAATAGAGCTTTAAGTGCTAAAGAGCTAGACGCCAATTTATATCAGCACAAGCCTTTTTTAGATGAGTATAATAAAAACACCAAAAGCGATTTAATCGCAACTACACCTGTAATTATCGCCCCTATGGCTGTTTTTAGTCAAAAATTAAAAAGCCTCGATGAGCTTAAAGATGGTGCTAAAATAGCCATTCCAAACGACCCAACGAATGAAAGCAGAGCTTTGGAACTTTTAGCAAAAGCTGGGCTTATCAAGCTTAATGATAAAAAGCTTAAAACTCCGCTTGACATAGTGGATAATCCTAAAAAGCTTCAATTTGTAGAGCTTAAAGCCGCACAATTACCTCGTGCTTT includes:
- a CDS encoding methionine ABC transporter permease, coding for MGEFLTRLTGFFTESSWQGMKETLVASVTNFSQNYDLILKQALNETIYMSLMSVFVGFLLAIIPGILLAIWGRDGIRENSFAYAILDFITNILRAFPFLILIIVLLPLSKIVVGTSIGTDAVITPLSIGIAPYLAKMIESAFKEVDKGVIEAAKSYGSSDIQIIFKVIFVEALPNIIGGLTLTLIFTIGFSALAGTIGGGGLGDVAIRYGYERFDSVMMIQTVVILLILVQMVQILGNFFYAWTKDCKEIYIIVGLILIDLAKIIFDFYHQENVVLEVSLGIILSLILVFKIKKQRNLNN
- a CDS encoding MetQ/NlpA family ABC transporter substrate-binding protein, with the protein product MNFSKIIFTLFLFSSFLFANEKIITIGLTPNPSGILVEHMREDFKKEGYELKIVEFSDYILPNRALSAKELDANLYQHKPFLDEYNKNTKSDLIATTPVIIAPMAVFSQKLKSLDELKDGAKIAIPNDPTNESRALELLAKAGLIKLNDKKLKTPLDIVDNPKKLQFVELKAAQLPRALSDVDVAVINSNYALGANLNPVKDSIFIEDKDSPYVNFVVVRAEDSQSAKTKVIDKVLRSEKLRNFIEENYKDILIPGF
- a CDS encoding valine--tRNA ligase is translated as MYDKSLEKKYYELCEKRGYFEVDSNKAIQKEGKNFCIMMPPPNVTGVLHIGHALTFTLQDIITRYKRMEGYKTLYQPGLDHAGIATQNVVEKQLLAQGITKEELGREKFIEKVWEWKEQSGGKILEQMRTLGITPAWSRLRFTMDEGLANAVKKAFVKLYNEKLIVRGNYMVNWCTHDGALSDIEVEYKENKGKLYHIKYFLKDSEDFLVVATTRPETFFGDTAVMVHPDDERYIKFIGKEVLLPLSNKAVKIIADAHVDKEFGTGVVKVTPAHDMNDYEVGLRHNLEFISVFDEKGILNEHCLEFQGLERLEAREKIVQKLENLGFIEKIEEHHNQVGYCYRCNNIVEPYISKQWFVKKEIAQKSIEKVALNKTQFYPSHWVNSFNAWMRDLRDWCISRQLWWGHQIPVYYCECGNEWASENTPQVCPKCNGVNFHQDKDVLDTWFSSGLWAMSTLGWGNENWSEGTLYQKEDLKNFYPNSLLITGFDILFFWVARMMFLSTDALENLPFKHIYLHALVKDEQGRKMSKSLGNVIDPNESIKEYSADILRFTLALLAVQGRDIKLSNDKLLQVRNFTNKIYNATNYLLLNERKFEDLENITLQNELAKFIHAKFQECLKQVRENLENYRFNDAANYLYRFFWDDFCDWGIELSKAQKNSVKELGSIFKEALKALHPFMPFISEYAYHRLSGTEIETTPSIMISAYPNLGPKDENIERTFSLLIESIISIRRAKSLIELGNAKIEKAYIKLNNTTMQDEIEKHKNFITLLAKCENIEFITQKLDNAICDVSENLEINIKLDNIDLSAIISRLENQKLKLEKEFSKINAMLSNEKFLSKAPKDIILQNQNALNNLKEQFEKVQMELKNLRG
- a CDS encoding MetQ/NlpA family ABC transporter substrate-binding protein; translated protein: MKIKTLLLASLLGFTLNLNAAEKIVVAATPVPHAEILNQAKGELEKEGYTLVVKEFTDYVLPNLATDNGEVDANFFQHTPYLEEFNKNKGTKLVKVANIHIEPMAVYSKKYKSFDELKDGAKIAVPNDPTNESRALDIIAKTGLVSFNDKALKTPVDIKNNPKNFKFVELKAAQLPRALSDVDVAVINSNYALGASLNPVKDSIFIEDKDSPYVNILVVKEGKDQEPKIKALVKALQSEKIKKFITEKYNGAVVPAF
- a CDS encoding methionine ABC transporter ATP-binding protein — its product is MIKIQNLQKYYGKELVINDVSLEIKKGEICAIVGHSGAGKSTLLRCINGLETYQKGSLKVFDLEIKDLLENEPEKLKNLRKDVGMIFQNFALMNRKNVFENIAMPLRTHYTQCKMMASLFRKDYMSENDIKKRVNELLNIVGLSHKKNSYPKELSGGQKQRVAIARALALNPKILLSDEATSALDPNTTKNILELILKINKEFGISVVLVTHEMEVVKDIAQKAILLEHGQIIGSGKIDELFLKPNAKMREFLGESDFLPENGLNIKLYFPKEVAQNSVITHMARTLNIDFNIVWGKIEKLNGVALGNLVINIDEKDREEVLAYIEKSGVLWEVFNG